In Electrophorus electricus isolate fEleEle1 chromosome 18, fEleEle1.pri, whole genome shotgun sequence, one genomic interval encodes:
- the myl7 gene encoding myosin regulatory light chain 2, atrial isoform, producing MASKKAAAKRKNVHRGSSNVFSMFEQSQIQEFKEAFGCIDQDRDGVIKKSDLKETYAQLGKLNVSDEELETMLAEGKGPINFTVFLTLFGEKLNGTDPEETILAAFKPFDPNGTGFVNKDEFRRLLMTQADKFTAEEVEQAFAVAPIDVTGNIDYKSLCYIITHGDEKEES from the exons ATG GCCAGTAAGAAAGCAGCTGCTAAGAGGAAGAATGTCCACAGAGGCTCATCTAACGTCTTCTCCATGTTTGAACAGTCACAGATTCAGGAGTTCAAAGAG GCTTTTGGCTGTATTGATCAGGACCGAGATGGTGTCATCAAGAAGTCTGACTTGAAGGAAACATATGCACAATTAG GCAAACTGAATGTGAGTGACGAGGAACTGGAGACCATGTTGGCTGAAGGAAAAGGCCCAATCAACTTCACAGTTTTCCTCACCCTCTTTGGAGAAAAGCTTAATg GGACAGACCCAGAGGAGACCATCCTTGCTGCATTCAAACCTTTTGACCCAAATGGCACTGGTTTTGTCAATAAGGATGA ATTCCGAAGGCTCCTAATGACCCAGGCGGACAAGTTTACCGCAGAAGAG GTGGAGCAGGCCTTCGCAGTGGCTCCCATAGATGTGACTGGAAATATCGACTACAAATCACTGTGTTACATTATAACACATGGAGATGAGAAAGAGGAATCatga